One Phoenix dactylifera cultivar Barhee BC4 chromosome 8, palm_55x_up_171113_PBpolish2nd_filt_p, whole genome shotgun sequence genomic window carries:
- the LOC103699801 gene encoding G-type lectin S-receptor-like serine/threonine-protein kinase At2g19130, which translates to MVSRGGNFELGFFTPGNPHKYYLGIWYKKVSKQTVVWVANRERPVFNTSSLELKLSEDGNLILVTHSENIIWSSNSMFTASNLGIAVLHDDGNLVIKDDSTSHVSWQSFDHPTNTWLPGAKLGYDKFSKENRFLTSWRNSEDPSPGLFSAEVNRNGIFHFFLVINRNRPYWPSGIEDMLLFGSAPDIEKFYSFDYVTDVNTSYSTYFVHDSSVISNYMLDFTGQMKWRV; encoded by the coding sequence ATGGTATCCCGAGGTGGCAATTTCGAGCTTGGTTTCTTCACCCCAGGTAACCCTCACAAGTATTATTTGGGCATTTGGTATAAGAAAGTCTCTAAACAAACTGTAGTTTGGGTAGCAAACAGGGAGAGGCCTGTCTTTAACACTTCATCTTTAGAGTTAAAACTCTCTGAAGATGGTAATCTAATCCTTGTCACACACTCAGAAAATATTATCTGGTCATCCAATTCAATGTTCACTGCTTCAAACCTCGGAATTGCAGTGCTCCATGATGATGGCAACCTCGtcataaaagatgattctaccTCTCATGTTTCTTGGCAAAGTTTTGATCACCCAACAAATACATGGCTCCCTGGTGCGAAGTTGGGGTATGATAAGTTCAGCAAAGAAAACCGTTTCCTCACTTCATGGAGGAATTCAGAAGATCCTTCACCTGGGCTATTCTCTGCTGAGGTCAACCGAAATGGGATCTTCCATTTCTTCTTAGTGATTAACAGGAACCGACCATACTGGCCTTCTGGTATTGAGGACATGCTGTTGTTTGGCTCAGCTCCAGATATAGAGAAGTTTTACAGCTTCGACTATGTAACAGATGTGAACACAAGCTACTCCACTTATTTTGTTCATGATAGTTCTGTTATCTCGAATTACATGTTAGATTTCACAGGCCAAATGAAGTGGCGAGTATGA
- the LOC103695690 gene encoding glucan endo-1,3-beta-glucosidase 3-like: MVPLLLLLLAISVVHADEGAYIGVNLGTALSDLPSPTQVVALLKSQQIRHVRLYDADPAILAALANTGIRVTVSVPNDQLLAVGQSNATAANWVSRNVVGHVPAVNITAVAVGSEVLTALPNAAPLVVPALRYVHSALVAANLDRQIKVSTPHSSSIILDSFPPSQAFFNRSLDPVIVPMLKFLQSTGSYLMLNVYPYYDYMQSNGVIPLDYALFRPLPPNKEAVDANTLLHYTNVFDAVVDAAYFAMAYLNVTNVPVVVLESGWPHKGDPSEEPDATADNADTYNSNLIRHVLNSTGTPKHPGVPVPTYVYELYDEDQRPGALSERNWGLFDANGLPVYTLHLTGSGVLLANDTTNQTYCIARDGADAKMLQAALDWACGPGKVDCSVLMQGQPCYDPDTVEAHATYAFSAYYRGMGMASGTCYFNGVATVTTTDPSHGACIFPGSGGKNGTFLNGTSLAPTSNSTSAESASPRNFHDTKLLLQIFGALLLRMIFL; encoded by the exons ATGGTGCCGCTTCTCCTCTTGCTTCTGGCGATCTCAGTGGTTCATGCCGACGAAG GGGCGTACATCGGGGTGAACCTCGGGACGGCGCTGTCGGACTTGCCGTCGCCGACTCAAGTGGTGGCGCTGCTGAAGTCTCAGCAGATCCGGCACGTGCGGCTGTACGATGCGGACCCGGCCATCCTGGCGGCGCTCGCCAACACCGGCATCCGCGTCACCGTCTCCGTCCCCAACGATCAGCTCCTCGCCGTCGGCCAGTCCAACGCCACCGCCGCCAACTGGGTCTCCCGCAACGTCGTCGGCCACGTTCCCGCCGTCAACATCACCGCCGTCGCTGTCGGCTCCGAGGTCCTTACCGCCCTCCCCAACGCCGCCCCCCTCGTCGTCCCCGCCCTCCGCTACGTCCACTCCGCCCTCGTCGCCGCCAACCTCGACCGCCAGATTAAAGTCTCCACTCCCCACTCCTCCTCCATCATCCTCGACTCCTTCCCCCCGTCCCAGGCCTTCTTCAACCGCTCCCTCGACCCCGTCATCGTCCCCATGCTCAAGTTCCTCCAGTCCACCGGCTCCTACCTCATGCTCAACGTCTACCCCTACTACGACTACATGCAGTCCAACGGCGTCATCCCCCTCGACTACGCGCTCTTCCGCCCGCTGCCGCCCAACAAGGAGGCCGTCGACGCCAACACTCTGCTTCACTACACCAACGTCTTCGACGCCGTCGTCGACGCCGCTTACTTCGCCATGGCTTATCTTAACGTCACCAACGTCCCCGTCGTCGTCCTCGAGTCCGGCTGGCCCCACAAGGGTGATCCCTCGGAAGAGCCCGACGCGACCGCCGACAACGCCGACACCTACAACAGCAACCTCATCCGTCACGTGCTCAACAGCACCGGCACCCCGAAGCACCCGGGCGTCCCTGTCCCGACCTACGTTTACGAGCTCTACGACGAGGACCAGCGCCCCGGGGCGCTGTCGGAGCGCAACTGGGGGCTCTTCGATGCCAACGGGCTGCCGGTGTACACGCTGCACCTCACCGGGTCGGGGGTGTTGCTGGCGAATGACACGACGAACCAGACGTACTGCATCGCGAGGGATGGGGCGGATGCGAAGATGCTGCAGGCGGCGCTCGACTGGGCGTGCGGGCCGGGGAAGGTGGATTGCTCCGTGCTGATGCAGGGGCAGCCATGCTATGATCCTGACACGGTGGAGGCGCATGCGACGTATGCGTTCAGTGCGTATTACCGTGGGATGGGGATGGCTTCGGGGACGTGCTACTTCAATGGGGTCGCCACCGTTACTACCACCGATCCAA GTCATGGTGCGTGTATATTTCCTGGAAG TGGTGGAAAGAATGGCACCTTCTTGAATGGCACATCACTGGCACCCACCTCAAATTCCACCTCGGCTGAATCTGCCTCCCCTCGCAATTTCCATGACACCAAGTTGCTCCTTCAAATCTTCGGAGCCCTGCTATTGAGAATGATATTCTTGTAA